In Deltaproteobacteria bacterium, the following proteins share a genomic window:
- a CDS encoding monovalent cation/H+ antiporter subunit D family protein: MEAISSIKPLLVVIVSLIAAFLILLTGERARNLRESWTILASVVKFAIVFSMVSPILEGKVIEYTVISILPGLSLQFRVDALGILFALTASFLWIITSFYSIGYMRSLNEHAQTRYFACFAIALSATMGVAFSANLFTTFIFYEIITLSTYPLVAHKETSEAIKGARRYLAYLLGTSIAFLLLAIFLTYNAAGTLDFSNQGILAGKGSNALLTVIFILFMAGIAKAAMMPLHSWLPAAMVAPTPVSALLHAVAVVKVGVFTVIRVALYIFGIDLLSRLGLGTALAYFASFTIIAASIIALRQDNLKLRLAYSTISQLSYIILGVALLTPSSMVGGIIHITNHAFSKITLFFCAGSIYCAAHKTKISELSGLGKKMPWTMTAFFIASLSMIAVPPAGGFISKWYLALGSIEAKEIPILAVIIVSSILNAAYFLPITYKAFFEKQDDAHHEEIKEIPMVAIPLMITAIISILIGIYPDYFLTLAKEVVRLR; the protein is encoded by the coding sequence ATGGAGGCCATAAGTTCCATAAAACCCCTGCTGGTCGTCATAGTCTCTTTGATTGCAGCCTTTCTTATCCTCCTTACAGGGGAAAGGGCAAGAAACCTCAGAGAATCATGGACAATCCTTGCCTCAGTGGTTAAATTCGCCATTGTTTTCTCCATGGTTTCACCCATCCTTGAAGGTAAGGTAATAGAGTATACCGTCATTTCCATCTTGCCGGGTCTCTCACTGCAATTCAGGGTGGATGCCCTGGGAATATTATTCGCCCTGACAGCGTCATTCCTCTGGATAATTACATCCTTTTATTCCATCGGATATATGAGGTCATTGAATGAGCATGCACAGACGAGATATTTCGCATGTTTTGCCATAGCGCTGTCTGCAACAATGGGTGTTGCCTTTTCCGCGAACCTCTTTACCACATTCATCTTCTATGAGATTATCACACTCTCCACATATCCCCTTGTTGCCCACAAAGAGACATCCGAGGCCATTAAGGGGGCGAGGAGATACCTTGCCTATTTACTCGGCACATCCATAGCATTTCTGTTATTAGCCATATTTCTTACATATAATGCTGCTGGAACGTTAGATTTTTCCAATCAGGGGATACTTGCAGGGAAGGGTTCTAATGCCCTGTTGACTGTTATATTTATCCTGTTCATGGCCGGGATTGCAAAGGCAGCGATGATGCCCCTTCACTCGTGGCTGCCTGCGGCAATGGTGGCGCCAACGCCAGTGAGCGCACTGCTGCATGCAGTGGCAGTGGTAAAAGTAGGGGTCTTTACAGTCATAAGGGTAGCGCTCTATATATTTGGAATTGATCTTCTTAGCCGGCTCGGTCTCGGTACAGCCCTCGCATATTTCGCCTCTTTCACAATTATAGCGGCCTCAATTATTGCCCTCAGACAGGATAACCTTAAGCTCAGGCTCGCGTACTCCACTATCAGCCAGCTCTCTTATATTATTCTCGGTGTTGCCTTATTAACGCCGAGCAGCATGGTCGGCGGCATTATCCATATAACCAATCATGCCTTTTCAAAGATTACGCTCTTTTTCTGCGCAGGGTCCATCTACTGCGCCGCGCATAAGACAAAAATCAGCGAACTTTCCGGACTTGGTAAAAAAATGCCGTGGACAATGACCGCGTTTTTTATAGCATCCCTCAGTATGATAGCCGTGCCGCCTGCGGGTGGTTTTATAAGCAAGTGGTATCTTGCCCTTGGGTCAATTGAGGCCAAAGAAATACCTATCCTTGCTGTGATAATCGTAAGTTCAATACTCAACGCCGCATACTTTTTGCCGATTACATACAAGGCATTCTTTGAGAAACAGGATGATGCCCATCATGAAGAGATAAAAGAAATACCAATGGTGGCAATACCTCTTATGATAACAGCAATTATCTCTATTCTCATAGGCATCTATCCTGATTATTTCCTGACCTTGGCAAAGGAGGTTGTAAGATTAAGATGA
- a CDS encoding Na(+)/H(+) antiporter subunit D → MTNWFHPSVLFIFGAFLIPLFKGKARQTYLILIPALALIDIASMSQGTYWTYNFLGNEIIFGKVDKLSLIFAYVFTIAAFISIVYALHIDDYGQHIAAFLYVGSSIGVTFAGDYLTLFIFWEIMAFASVYLVFAQRGKASVDAGFRYILVHIAGGAFLLGGIVLHSIATGSILFGPLEKDGSLAFYLILIGFILNAAVPPLNAWLTDAYPEATVTGAVFMSAFTTKTAVYVLVRAFPGTELLVVLGVVMALYGVVYAVLENDCRRLLAYHIVSQVGYMVAGVGMGTEMALNGSVSHAFAHIIYKGLLFMGAGAVLYMTGIRKLTELGGLYKTMPITFVLYMVGGFAISAFPLFSGFVSKSMIVAAAQHDHRAAVTLLLTLASSGTFISLGLKLPYYMFFGKDSGIRVKEPPLNMLIAMGIAAFLCIAIGVFPGQLYSILPHPVHFEPYTPDHITGALSILMFTALGFFMLLKKLKPEPAISIDTDWFYRKGAKAFMWFINNPAAKIGAEINRAAFDIIPSSLNEISRGVYDEDIQRRPIGIWVLLSFILIFFYALIYMIFI, encoded by the coding sequence ATGACTAACTGGTTTCATCCGTCCGTATTATTTATCTTCGGCGCATTTTTAATACCGCTCTTTAAGGGGAAAGCGCGGCAGACATATCTTATTTTGATTCCGGCGCTGGCCCTTATCGATATTGCCTCCATGTCCCAAGGCACATACTGGACTTATAACTTCCTTGGCAATGAAATCATATTCGGCAAGGTTGACAAGCTCAGCCTCATATTTGCCTATGTCTTTACCATCGCAGCCTTTATCAGCATTGTCTATGCGCTCCATATTGACGACTACGGCCAGCATATAGCCGCCTTCCTCTATGTCGGCAGCTCCATCGGCGTAACCTTTGCCGGTGATTACCTCACCCTTTTTATATTCTGGGAGATTATGGCCTTTGCCTCTGTTTATCTGGTCTTTGCCCAGAGAGGCAAGGCGAGTGTTGACGCAGGTTTCAGATACATTCTTGTCCATATTGCAGGCGGCGCATTTCTGCTTGGCGGGATAGTCCTCCATTCTATAGCTACAGGCTCCATACTTTTCGGGCCGCTTGAGAAAGACGGCAGCCTGGCATTTTATCTAATACTTATCGGGTTTATATTAAACGCCGCTGTGCCGCCGCTTAATGCATGGCTGACAGACGCCTATCCCGAAGCCACAGTAACAGGCGCAGTGTTCATGTCCGCGTTTACCACCAAAACTGCGGTGTATGTTCTGGTGCGGGCATTTCCGGGGACAGAGCTTTTAGTTGTGCTGGGCGTTGTTATGGCGCTCTACGGTGTTGTGTATGCGGTTTTGGAGAATGATTGCAGAAGACTTCTGGCTTATCATATTGTCAGTCAGGTCGGCTACATGGTTGCGGGTGTTGGGATGGGCACAGAGATGGCCCTGAACGGTTCGGTATCCCACGCATTTGCCCATATCATCTACAAAGGGCTTCTTTTCATGGGTGCGGGCGCTGTTCTATACATGACAGGCATACGCAAACTCACGGAGCTCGGCGGGCTATATAAGACCATGCCCATAACATTTGTCCTCTATATGGTGGGCGGATTTGCCATCTCTGCCTTTCCTCTTTTCAGCGGTTTTGTGAGCAAGTCCATGATAGTTGCAGCTGCGCAGCACGACCACAGGGCTGCTGTAACCCTGCTCCTGACGCTGGCGTCTTCAGGGACATTCATATCTCTTGGTTTGAAACTTCCGTATTATATGTTCTTTGGAAAGGATTCAGGCATAAGGGTCAAGGAGCCGCCGCTTAATATGCTCATTGCAATGGGGATTGCGGCATTCCTTTGTATAGCAATAGGCGTATTTCCAGGACAGCTTTATTCCATTCTCCCGCATCCGGTCCACTTTGAGCCATATACGCCGGATCATATAACCGGCGCCCTCAGTATACTTATGTTCACGGCGCTGGGCTTTTTTATGTTACTTAAAAAACTTAAACCCGAACCTGCCATCAGTATTGATACAGACTGGTTCTATAGAAAGGGTGCAAAGGCCTTTATGTGGTTTATAAACAATCCGGCAGCAAAGATAGGGGCAGAGATCAACAGGGCAGCCTTTGATATTATTCCATCATCCCTGAATGAGATCAGCAGGGGCGTTTATGATGAGGACATTCAGAGGAGGCCCATAGGCATCTGGGTACTCCTCTCATTTATTTTAATATTCTTCTATGCCTTAATCTATATGATATTTATATGA
- the hemW gene encoding radical SAM family heme chaperone HemW: MDNTISIYIHIPFCVKKCPYCDFNSVATADIPDDAYINALNRELFFHIKERPVLSKKTLETIYIGGGTPSLISPHNIKRLLSSIKQAFAESNPEEITIEINPGTIAKNSLAAFRDAGINRLSIGIQSFNDKTLKTLGRIHSADNSLKCYEYARAAGFDNIGIDLIFGAPGQSTEEWEGDLKTAIALRPEHISAYNLTVEKGTLFFELQKNGGLVLPSEEGQVLMYELAIDSLKEAGYNHYEISNFSLTGFESRHNMRYWSCMDYIGLGAGAHSYISSPDWGVRWWNESDPDAYMQQIKKATAEQGQAIAGKERLTKKEALEEGIFLGLRKTSGINMNWFAARFNTPLKNLCHQKIAELKTCGLIYEDGSIIRLTRKGLTLSNEVFAELI, from the coding sequence ATGGATAATACCATCAGCATATATATTCACATCCCCTTCTGTGTAAAGAAGTGTCCGTATTGTGATTTTAATTCTGTTGCAACCGCTGATATTCCTGATGATGCCTATATAAATGCCTTAAACAGGGAATTATTCTTTCACATTAAAGAGAGACCGGTTTTATCAAAGAAAACCCTTGAGACTATTTATATCGGCGGTGGCACACCTTCCCTTATTTCTCCCCATAATATAAAGAGGCTTTTAAGCAGTATAAAACAGGCCTTTGCAGAATCAAATCCGGAGGAGATTACTATTGAGATAAACCCAGGGACTATTGCAAAGAACAGTCTTGCTGCCTTCAGGGATGCAGGCATAAACCGGTTGAGTATCGGCATTCAATCATTTAATGATAAGACGCTCAAAACCCTTGGCAGGATTCATTCTGCCGATAACTCGCTTAAGTGTTATGAATATGCAAGAGCAGCAGGTTTTGATAATATCGGGATAGATCTCATATTTGGCGCGCCTGGGCAATCTACAGAAGAGTGGGAAGGAGATTTAAAAACAGCCATTGCTTTAAGGCCGGAGCATATATCCGCCTATAACCTTACAGTTGAAAAAGGCACACTGTTTTTTGAACTTCAGAAAAACGGGGGGCTTGTCCTGCCGTCTGAAGAAGGACAGGTTTTAATGTATGAACTTGCCATAGATAGTTTAAAAGAGGCAGGCTATAATCATTATGAGATTTCCAATTTTTCATTAACGGGTTTTGAATCCAGACACAACATGAGATACTGGTCGTGTATGGATTATATCGGGCTGGGGGCAGGCGCTCATTCATATATTTCATCTCCTGATTGGGGTGTCAGATGGTGGAATGAATCAGATCCTGATGCATACATGCAGCAGATAAAAAAGGCGACTGCCGAGCAGGGGCAGGCAATTGCAGGAAAAGAAAGATTAACAAAGAAAGAGGCGCTGGAGGAAGGGATATTCTTAGGGCTGCGGAAGACATCAGGGATAAATATGAACTGGTTTGCGGCGCGATTTAATACGCCGCTAAAGAACCTGTGCCATCAAAAAATAGCCGAACTCAAAACCTGTGGGTTGATTTATGAAGATGGAAGCATCATAAGGCTGACCCGTAAAGGTCTTACCCTGTCCAACGAGGTGTTTGCAGAATTGATTTGA
- a CDS encoding cytochrome c biogenesis protein ResB — MKSIWRFFASTELTIILAGIIVIDAAWGSIVSMKNPAIFQALDQAILFPWLFSIGIARLNISLWIFILVFLTTIFAINTTVCTLDKLYSILKDKRPWQSFFPQIVHIGFLIALLGHLVGSIYGFRSPGNFVFQGQTIEVPSRPELFLRFDDIEMKTSRRAGLEDLKTKVALLKDGKEILKYNIRINGPLIYRGIAFYHADQGEAPTGLILKVDGEDFRMKFGGAFRTKEGAMFKLGNILPDFAMDEKGNPYSHSEEYRNPYQEIISISGKTAWLPLSGVGSSIKLDGHTIELANYINTPYVALNINKDPGIGFIIAGSAVLVIGMALLLFLRGERAELVRRIEN; from the coding sequence ATGAAATCTATCTGGCGTTTTTTTGCATCCACTGAACTTACCATAATCCTGGCAGGCATTATTGTTATTGATGCTGCATGGGGTTCTATTGTATCCATGAAAAATCCCGCAATCTTTCAGGCGCTGGATCAGGCAATACTATTTCCGTGGCTCTTTTCCATAGGAATAGCGCGCCTCAATATAAGTTTGTGGATTTTTATACTAGTTTTCCTTACAACCATATTTGCCATAAATACCACAGTCTGCACTTTGGATAAGCTCTATTCCATATTAAAAGATAAAAGACCGTGGCAGTCATTCTTCCCGCAGATTGTGCATATCGGTTTTCTGATAGCGCTCCTTGGACATCTTGTTGGAAGCATATACGGTTTCAGAAGCCCTGGGAATTTCGTATTTCAGGGGCAAACCATAGAGGTTCCTTCCCGGCCGGAGCTTTTTCTCCGTTTTGACGACATAGAGATGAAGACATCGCGGAGGGCCGGTTTGGAAGATTTAAAAACAAAGGTTGCCTTGCTTAAAGATGGAAAAGAAATTCTGAAGTACAATATCCGGATAAATGGCCCGTTAATCTATAGAGGCATTGCCTTTTACCATGCTGACCAGGGCGAGGCGCCTACGGGGCTTATCCTTAAAGTGGACGGTGAAGATTTTAGAATGAAATTTGGCGGGGCATTTAGGACAAAAGAAGGGGCGATGTTCAAACTCGGCAATATTCTCCCTGATTTTGCGATGGATGAAAAGGGGAATCCATATTCCCATTCTGAAGAATATAGAAATCCATATCAGGAGATTATATCCATAAGCGGCAAGACCGCATGGCTTCCATTATCCGGTGTTGGCAGCAGTATAAAACTTGATGGTCATACCATAGAGCTTGCTAACTATATAAACACGCCGTATGTAGCTCTTAATATAAATAAAGACCCGGGGATTGGATTTATAATAGCAGGCTCTGCTGTGCTTGTAATAGGCATGGCGCTTTTGCTATTCTTACGGGGAGAGAGGGCAGAGCTTGTGCGGCGGATAGAAAATTAG
- a CDS encoding MBL fold metallo-hydrolase yields the protein MLNQFRLAIFFVLLLINPANAALPELVKLADDVYGFIGKEGATNSGFIVTNEGVVVIDTQGSKDLAILLKKKMQEITDKSVIYVINTHYHGDHTFGNQYFKEAKEIISHENTKKNLIEKDSQHREQFKKLFGENALEGFELTLPTKTFKDTLTLRVGGKTLELAYLGRGHTDGDIIVYLPIERIMFGGDLLYKDRLPWLGDAYASEWIETLDKLKHFDAVIHVPGHGDIGNIAMLQNIQQYLMDLQLEVKKYIEMGKTLDEMKKAINLPKYENWIKYKEWLPLNAEKVYKEFTGK from the coding sequence GTGCTCAATCAATTTAGACTGGCAATTTTCTTTGTCTTGCTTCTCATAAATCCAGCCAATGCCGCTCTACCAGAGTTGGTAAAATTGGCAGATGATGTTTACGGCTTTATAGGAAAAGAAGGCGCTACAAATTCCGGGTTTATTGTAACCAATGAAGGTGTTGTTGTGATTGATACGCAAGGGTCAAAAGACCTGGCAATCCTTTTAAAAAAGAAGATGCAGGAAATCACAGACAAGTCTGTTATCTATGTAATAAACACCCACTATCATGGAGACCATACATTCGGAAATCAATATTTTAAAGAGGCAAAGGAAATTATAAGCCACGAGAATACAAAGAAAAATCTTATAGAAAAGGACAGTCAGCATAGGGAGCAGTTTAAGAAATTATTTGGCGAGAACGCTCTTGAAGGTTTTGAACTAACACTTCCCACAAAAACATTTAAGGATACCCTCACCCTGCGGGTAGGCGGCAAAACCCTGGAACTTGCATATCTTGGCAGGGGGCATACAGACGGCGACATTATTGTTTACCTTCCAATAGAGCGCATTATGTTTGGTGGAGATTTACTTTATAAGGACAGGCTCCCCTGGCTTGGGGATGCCTATGCAAGCGAGTGGATAGAGACACTTGATAAACTTAAGCATTTTGATGCAGTGATACATGTCCCCGGCCATGGTGATATTGGGAATATTGCCATGCTGCAAAACATTCAGCAGTATCTTATGGATTTACAGCTTGAGGTAAAGAAATATATTGAAATGGGAAAGACACTGGATGAGATGAAAAAGGCAATAAACCTGCCGAAATATGAAAACTGGATTAAATATAAAGAATGGCTTCCTTTGAATGCGGAAAAGGTTTACAAGGAATTTACAGGGAAGTAA
- a CDS encoding archease has translation MSYTYLDHEADVGIRAVGTTLEEAFQDGAKAMLNYMWDISTIEERQNVSIECEARDIPELFVEALNEILFKQDVNGLAISRFKVEEIKKADERYKLKGTAFGEPLNLEKHTVKTEVKAATYAGLRYEEKEGRHIVQCILDV, from the coding sequence ATGTCATATACATATCTTGACCACGAGGCTGATGTAGGAATCAGAGCGGTTGGGACTACACTTGAAGAGGCATTTCAAGATGGCGCAAAGGCAATGCTAAATTATATGTGGGATATATCAACGATTGAGGAAAGGCAAAATGTTTCAATAGAGTGCGAGGCAAGGGATATACCTGAGCTGTTTGTAGAGGCCTTGAATGAAATACTTTTTAAGCAGGATGTTAACGGTCTTGCAATCAGCAGATTTAAGGTAGAAGAGATAAAAAAGGCGGATGAGAGATATAAACTTAAAGGAACTGCATTCGGCGAACCATTAAACCTTGAGAAGCATACTGTAAAAACAGAGGTCAAGGCAGCAACTTATGCAGGGCTTCGCTATGAGGAAAAAGAAGGTCGGCATATCGTGCAGTGTATTTTAGATGTGTGA
- a CDS encoding AAA family ATPase, with protein MYKRKVNKRLLSRLMEQRRFIQALAGPRQVGKTTSVLQVMEDLRIPFHYASADRPTLQGPVWIEQQWELGRLKLGKKGAVLVIDEVQKIPGWPEVVKGLWDDDTRHKRPLRVVLLGSSPLLIQTGLTESLAGRFEILPATHWSYDECRAAFGWDLHTYIYYGGYPGAAPLISDRSRWARYISDSLIETTISRDILLMTRVDKPALLRRMFQLGCSYSGQILSYQKMLGQLQDAGNTTTLAHYLELLAGAGLVTGLNKYSGQVVRQRGSSPKLHVMNMALMTAQQGLSLEEAQRDRNYWGRLMESAVGAYLVNSAIEQGFNVYYWRDRGYEVDFILCKGKKITAIEVKSSRSKGVFPGMEAFGKTVRHCKKLLVGEDGLAFEEFFRTEPVRFLD; from the coding sequence ATGTATAAAAGAAAAGTAAACAAAAGGCTTCTATCCAGACTTATGGAGCAACGGCGGTTTATACAGGCGCTTGCAGGTCCGCGGCAGGTGGGAAAGACCACATCCGTGCTTCAGGTAATGGAAGACCTTCGCATACCTTTCCATTACGCATCTGCTGACAGGCCGACATTACAGGGTCCGGTATGGATAGAGCAGCAATGGGAACTCGGACGTCTTAAACTTGGCAAGAAAGGCGCTGTGCTTGTTATTGACGAGGTGCAGAAGATTCCAGGCTGGCCGGAGGTTGTCAAAGGATTATGGGATGACGATACGCGGCATAAAAGGCCGCTCCGCGTGGTATTGCTCGGCTCTTCCCCGCTTTTAATCCAGACCGGATTGACCGAAAGCCTTGCAGGGCGATTCGAGATACTTCCGGCAACCCACTGGTCTTACGATGAATGCCGCGCCGCATTCGGATGGGATTTGCATACATATATCTATTATGGCGGATACCCAGGCGCTGCCCCATTGATAAGCGACAGAAGCCGGTGGGCAAGATACATATCCGATTCCCTGATAGAGACTACGATCTCAAGGGATATATTGCTCATGACCCGCGTGGATAAGCCAGCCCTTCTGCGGCGCATGTTCCAGTTGGGATGCAGTTATTCAGGGCAAATACTTTCTTACCAGAAGATGCTCGGGCAATTGCAGGACGCCGGCAATACCACGACCTTGGCGCATTATCTTGAGCTTCTCGCAGGGGCAGGACTGGTTACCGGGCTGAACAAATATTCAGGGCAGGTTGTCCGTCAGAGGGGGTCGAGCCCCAAACTGCATGTAATGAATATGGCATTGATGACTGCTCAACAGGGGCTTTCATTGGAAGAGGCGCAGAGAGACAGAAATTATTGGGGGAGGCTCATGGAGTCGGCGGTAGGGGCTTACCTCGTAAACAGCGCCATAGAGCAAGGCTTTAATGTATATTACTGGCGCGATCGGGGGTACGAAGTAGATTTCATACTATGCAAAGGCAAAAAAATAACGGCCATAGAGGTAAAAAGCAGCCGCAGCAAAGGAGTATTCCCTGGAATGGAGGCGTTTGGAAAGACGGTCAGGCATTGTAAAAAGCTGCTGGTCGGAGAGGATGGGCTGGCCTTTGAGGAGTTTTTCCGAACAGAGCCTGTTAGGTTTCTTGATTAG
- a CDS encoding RtcB family protein, protein MSEKPLSVEIKKITPYLWEIPKKGDMLVPGRIYGDEETIQSLLKDVEEKKGGGFTPAIVQVLNVAMLPGIQKASIAMADIHPGYGFAIGGVGAFDLDEGVISVAGVGFDINCGVRVLATSLDKEDVEAKKEQLANQLFRDVPAGLGSTGDIRLTAGEIDEVLTKGAEFAVKKGYGFPEDLEYIEENGKVKNADPDNVSKKAKDRQFKQVGTLGSGNHYLEVQWVEEIYDIRAADAYGLRKNQILIAIHCGSRALGHQIGTDYLQTLSEASRKYNIPIRERELVCAPFKSPEGQRYFTAVNCGINGAFANRQVIGHLTRQAVQHVFGIDMRDIKLLYDVGHNTVKLETHEVDGKMKKLLVHRKGATRAFAAGRDEVPIAYRDVGQPLLVGGTMGTASYILCGTQKGMEDCFGSAVHGAGRAMSREKAKRRWRGEELIHELAQKGILIKSRSKSGVAEEAPGAYKDVDRVVNIVHSAGVNKKVARVRPLICVKG, encoded by the coding sequence ATGTCCGAAAAACCATTATCCGTTGAAATAAAAAAGATAACCCCGTATCTATGGGAGATACCGAAAAAAGGGGATATGCTTGTCCCGGGCAGGATTTACGGGGATGAAGAGACAATACAGAGTTTACTAAAAGATGTTGAGGAAAAAAAGGGAGGCGGATTCACGCCTGCAATTGTGCAGGTCTTGAATGTTGCAATGCTTCCCGGAATCCAAAAGGCATCCATTGCGATGGCGGATATTCATCCGGGTTACGGTTTTGCCATCGGCGGCGTTGGCGCATTTGACCTTGACGAGGGTGTGATAAGCGTTGCCGGCGTGGGGTTTGATATAAACTGCGGTGTGAGGGTTTTGGCAACGTCCCTTGATAAAGAGGATGTTGAGGCAAAAAAGGAACAGCTTGCAAACCAGCTTTTCCGGGATGTGCCGGCAGGCCTCGGCTCTACCGGGGATATCAGATTGACCGCAGGCGAGATAGATGAGGTTTTGACAAAGGGCGCTGAGTTTGCGGTAAAAAAGGGATATGGTTTTCCTGAGGATTTGGAATACATTGAAGAAAACGGCAAGGTAAAAAATGCTGACCCTGATAATGTGAGCAAAAAGGCGAAGGATAGGCAGTTTAAGCAGGTCGGCACACTCGGCTCAGGCAATCACTATCTGGAGGTGCAGTGGGTTGAAGAGATTTATGACATCAGGGCAGCCGATGCCTATGGCCTCCGCAAAAATCAGATACTCATCGCAATCCATTGCGGAAGCCGCGCATTGGGGCATCAGATAGGCACGGATTATTTGCAGACGCTTTCAGAGGCGAGCAGAAAATATAATATTCCCATCAGGGAAAGAGAACTTGTATGCGCGCCGTTCAAGAGTCCCGAAGGCCAGAGATATTTTACCGCAGTGAACTGCGGCATAAATGGCGCTTTTGCCAACAGGCAGGTCATAGGCCATCTTACAAGACAGGCTGTCCAGCATGTATTTGGCATAGACATGCGGGATATAAAACTTCTGTATGATGTTGGGCATAATACTGTGAAGCTTGAGACCCATGAGGTTGATGGTAAGATGAAGAAACTCCTTGTCCATAGGAAAGGGGCGACGCGGGCGTTTGCTGCTGGTAGAGATGAGGTTCCAATAGCATATAGAGATGTCGGTCAGCCGCTCCTTGTAGGTGGGACAATGGGCACAGCATCATATATATTATGCGGCACCCAAAAAGGCATGGAAGATTGCTTTGGCAGCGCGGTTCACGGCGCAGGCAGGGCGATGTCAAGAGAAAAGGCTAAGAGACGGTGGCGCGGAGAGGAACTTATACATGAGTTAGCTCAAAAAGGCATATTAATAAAATCAAGGAGCAAGTCCGGAGTTGCCGAAGAGGCGCCTGGCGCATATAAGGATGTTGACAGGGTTGTAAATATAGTTCACAGCGCCGGGGTGAATAAAAAGGTGGCAAGGGTAAGGCCGCTTATATGTGTAAAAGGCTAA
- a CDS encoding ISNCY family transposase yields the protein MAGKDILMVSQEERKRLHLIHKVIEGAIKQVEAAEVIHLSYRHTNRIVNKVRREGDKAIVHKSRGKPSNRRLPEKVKNKIVKLYRDKYKGFGATLFSEKIFEEHRIKISDETLRIWLIESGDIKKTRKGRAHRKWRERKNHFGEMVQMDGSHHDWFEGRGDKSVLMGYIDDAAGEAFGRFYEYEGTIPAMDSFKRYTLKYGLPMSIYLDKHSTYKSTGKPTIEDELNNTGPLSQFERAMKELGVKVIHANSPQAKGRIERLFKTLQDRLVKEMRLLNIKTIEEANKFLQEYLLRYNKRFAVKPQRDENLHREIPEDLNMDKILRIKTERALRNDFTVGHNKKLYQIEDKTRAKKVTVEEKIDGTMAITYKGASLRFKEITQRPERQKEAFPVSHPKRKYIPPMDHPWRRLNYSKHADRYKDINKKELREADT from the coding sequence ATGGCAGGAAAGGACATACTCATGGTAAGTCAGGAGGAGAGGAAGCGATTACATCTTATCCACAAAGTGATTGAGGGGGCGATAAAACAAGTTGAGGCAGCCGAGGTTATCCATTTAAGCTATCGGCACACCAACAGGATAGTAAACAAAGTAAGAAGAGAAGGAGACAAGGCTATAGTCCATAAATCCCGTGGCAAGCCATCAAACAGGAGATTACCTGAAAAGGTAAAAAATAAGATAGTCAAGCTTTACCGAGATAAGTATAAAGGCTTTGGAGCAACCCTTTTTTCCGAGAAGATATTTGAAGAACACAGGATTAAAATAAGCGATGAGACCCTGCGTATATGGCTCATAGAGTCCGGAGACATAAAGAAAACCCGCAAAGGAAGAGCCCACAGAAAATGGCGGGAGAGAAAGAATCATTTCGGCGAGATGGTGCAGATGGACGGCAGTCACCATGACTGGTTTGAAGGCAGAGGTGATAAATCCGTTCTTATGGGGTATATAGACGATGCAGCAGGAGAAGCCTTTGGCAGATTCTATGAATATGAAGGAACCATACCGGCGATGGACAGCTTCAAGCGCTATACTTTAAAATATGGTCTGCCTATGAGCATATACCTTGATAAGCACTCTACCTACAAATCAACAGGCAAGCCCACCATAGAAGACGAATTAAACAATACCGGGCCTTTAAGCCAATTTGAAAGAGCAATGAAAGAGCTTGGAGTAAAAGTAATACATGCAAACTCACCCCAGGCCAAAGGACGGATAGAGAGGCTGTTTAAGACATTACAGGACAGGCTTGTGAAAGAGATGCGGCTTCTCAATATAAAGACCATAGAAGAGGCAAATAAGTTTTTACAAGAATACCTGCTCCGATACAACAAGAGATTTGCCGTAAAACCCCAAAGAGATGAGAATCTGCATAGAGAAATACCCGAAGATTTAAACATGGATAAAATCCTGCGCATAAAGACAGAGAGGGCATTAAGAAACGACTTTACCGTAGGGCACAACAAGAAACTCTATCAGATAGAAGATAAGACAAGAGCCAAAAAGGTAACAGTAGAAGAAAAGATAGACGGCACGATGGCAATAACATACAAAGGAGCCTCTTTAAGATTTAAAGAGATAACCCAAAGACCTGAAAGACAAAAGGAAGCCTTTCCGGTATCCCATCCCAAAAGGAAATACATTCCTCCTATGGATCATCCATGGAGGAGATTGAACTACAGTAAACATGCTGACAGATATAAAGATATAAACAAAAAAGAATTGAGGGAGGCTGATACATAA